The following nucleotide sequence is from Halomonas chromatireducens.
GCTGCCCTTTGCGTTGGCGGGAATCCTGAGTCTTGTCTCGCCAAATTTCATTCCCATGCTGACCCAGGACCCCACGGGGCGTCAGCTGGTGGTGGCGGCCTTCGTGATGATGGTCGTTGGAATCCTGTGGATGCGCCGGATCGTACGTATCGAGGTATGAGTACGCTGAACGAGCGTTATGAGTCAGCGTGTTGAGTGAGGAGGGCAGGACATGGAAAGCATGGCGCTCTGGTTCGAGCCGCTCAGTGAGCGACTGCAGGACCCCCAGATGGTTCAACTGGGCTTTGCCGCCCTGCTGGGACTGGCAATCTTTGCCTTGATGGTGGCACTGATGCTGCTGGTCATGGGCACCTCGGACCCACTGCGCCGTCGCCTGCGGCGCCTGGAGGCAGGTGGCGAAACCGCCACGGCCGGGGCGTCGGGCCTGGGCCAGTGGCTGGGTCCCATGGGTGAGCGGCTGGTGCCCAGTGAAGAGGAGGCCAAGAGCCGTATTGCCCGCGAGATGCGCCGTGCCGGCAAGCGCTCGCCGGGGGCGGTGAATGTCTTCTACGGGGTGCGCCTGCTGCTGACGGTGGTGCCCGCGCTGACGCTGGCGCTGCTGGTCATTCCCTTCGTGCGCATTGATCCCGCTGTCAGCGTAATTATCGTGATAGCCGTGGCGATTGCCGGCTATCTGCTGCCGCGCTTCTGGCTGGAGCGGGCCATCAAGCGCCGCACCCTGCAGTTGCGGCGCGGCCTGCCCGACGCCCTGGACCTGCTGGTGGTCTGCAGCGAGGCGGGCCTGGGCCTGGGCGCCGCCATTCAGCGTGTGGCCCGGGACCTGGAAGTGAGCCACCCGGAACTGGCCGACGAGTTGCACCTGTTCGGTCTGCAGACCCGTGCCGGCATGGACAACAAGGCGGCGCTGCGCGACCTGGAAGAGCGTACCGGCGTGGAGGATATCCGTGGCCTGGTGACCACCCTGCTGCAGAGCATGCGTTTTGGCACCAGTATCGCCATGACCCTGCGCATCTACGCGGCCGAGCTGCGCGACAAGCGCACCCAGGAGGCCGAAGAGCAGGCGGCCAAGGTCAGCACCAAGATGCTCTTTCCGCTTATCTTCTGCGTTTTTCCCAGCTTCTTGTTGGTTGCAATGGGACCGCCATTGCTGGGGGCGGCGGCGGCCCTGGCCGGCCGCTGAACCGGCAGGAACACTAATAACGACAACGAAGTATCACGACACCGTTAATCATCACGATAGCGGTCATTCAGGGAGCATCAGCCATGAAATGCAAGTACCTCTCCTGTATCGCCTTGGCGGCGCTGGCACTGAGCGGCTGTGCCAGCACGGCTCAGCAAAACGGTGTGAACTCGGACCTCTACGGCCCGCTGGGGGATGACGGCTCCTCCTTGGCCTATGGCACCGCCTTTCCGGTCGCCTCGCCGGCAGAGGCCTATCGCAACGGCGAGGCGGCCCTTCGCGCCGGTGACGCCGATAGGGCGCTGTTCGAGTACCTGCGCGGCCTGCGCATGGAGCGGCGGCCCCAGGCCGATCCGCTTTATCGGGTCGGCATCATCCACCACGGGCGCGGCAATCAAGACCTGGCCCAGAATGCCTATCGCTGGGCGCTCGAGATCGAGCCGAGCCACGTGGGCGCCGGCACGGCGTTGGGTGTCCTGCTGTTGCAGCAACGCGACTACGACGGTGCCGAACGCCACCTGGCTCCCATCGCCAACGGGCGCAACTCTCCCTGGCAGGCGCACAACGCCCTGGGAGTAATCGCCGACATCCGCGGCGAGCACAGCCTGGCCGGGAGCCACTACGAAAAGGCACTGTCGGCGAGCCCCGGCACGCCGCTGGTGCTCAACAACCTGGGCTATTCACGCTACCTGGCCGGCGACTTGCCGGGGGCCCGGCAGTCGCTGCGCGCCGCGGTAAGTGCCAACCCCAGCTACGAGCTGGCATGGCGCAATCTGGGGCTGGTCTACGCCCGGGAGGGTGACCACGAAACTGCGATCGAGGCGGTGGCGCGAAACGGCGACCGGGCCAAGGCCTACAACGATATCGGCTACATCTCGATGCTGGAAGGACGCTACCAGGATGCCATGGGCTTTTTCGAGGAGGCCATGCGGCTATCACCGGCCTACTACATAACCGCCAGCGAGAACGCGCGCAATCTCGACAGCCTGCTGCGACGCAACGGCGGAGCGAGCAGGCCCAACTGACGAGCGGTGCCCGCTGTGGAGGGTATTGATCATGAAATGCCAGGCACGCAAGCAGAGGGGGCAGCTGAGATCGCTGCGCAGGCAGCAGGGGAGTGAAACCGTCGAATTCGCCATCTCCGCCACGCTGCTGTTTATCCTGCTATTCGGCATCATCGAGTTCAGCGTTGCCTTGTATGACAAGGCGACGCTGACCAATGCCAGCCGCGAGGGGGCGAGAACCGGTATTCTCTTTCGACCTGACCCCAGGGATATTTCTGCCGAGGATAACGCCATCGAAGAGGCCATTCGAATCTACGCCGAGCAGTATCTGATCTCCCTGGGCGGCCCGGCCGAAATGGCAATCACAATCGAACGACCCAATGGAAACTCTGTGCAGGCTGGCGATAGCCTGATCGTTACGGTGGATTACCCCTACCAGTTCCTGTTGCTGCCGAGTTTTGTTGGCACCCTGGGCGGCATCCTGGGTCTCTCTGCCACCACTACCATGCGAGCGGAATAGCCATGAAAACGTCTATCCCTATACGGCGCGGTGGCTGGCGCCACGGCTCACCCGGCCATCAGCGCGGTGTCTCCATCGTCCTGTTCGCCCTGGCATTGTTCATGCTATTGGGCTTTACCGCCCTGTCGGTGGACGGCGGCAACCTTTTTGTCGCCAAAAATGAATTACATAACGCCGCCGATGCCGGCTCCCTGGCGGGGGCCAGGATGCTCTATACTCAGGACGGCAGCTCGGTCAATCCCGGTGCCAACCAGATTGCCACCGATGCCGCTCAAGCCAACAACAGCCAGAATTCCGCGTCGGAAGTCGTCAGTGCCCTGCGTGGCCATTGGAGCTTCGCGACCCGCACCTTCACCCCGAATGATTCCCTGGATCCAGTAGACCTGTTCGAGAAGTCGACCGCTGAGCTGGACGAGTACGACCCATTCAATCCGTTCATCAATGCTGTGGAAGTGGTCACGGCTCGGCAGCAGACCCAGGTGGAGGCCTTCTTTGGGCGTATCTTCGGCTTCGAGGGCTACGACGTGTCGGCGCGTTCGGTGGCCTATATCGGTTTTGCCGGCCGGCTGCGTCCGAAAGACACTGACCAGCCCATTGCTATGTGCCGGCAAGCGCTGGTGGACCCCTCAGGCAACTATTCCTGCAGTGTCGGTCGCTTTATTCCCGAGGGCGACCAGACCGGTGGCTGGACCAATTTCCAGCACGACGAGAGCGGGGCGACTAATGCCAATGAGTTGAAACAACTGGTTTGCGGTGAAGGTAATCCGGACGAGATGCGGTTTGGGGAAGACATTTCGACCAATAACGGTCAGGTGCAGTCGGCTTTCCAGGCACTCTACGACTGCTGGGTGGAGGAGACCGGCAAGGAAACGGTATGGTCGCTGACGCTGCCGGTGATCGACTGCGAAGATGGCGTGGCCCCAAGCAATCCTCTGGTGGGCGCTGTGACCGTGAATATCGTCTGGATCATCGACCAGGCCAACCAGATCGACCAGCGGGCCCCGCAGCAGATGGAACTGCCGCCGGAGGACAGTGACGGCGTTTCGCCCGGTACCTGGAGCAGCGCCAGTACCAGCGGGGCAGAGCGCTGGGATAGCTTCGTCGAAACTTTTAATCTGCAAAAGCCCAACGGTGATCTGGCGTACTGGAGCTCGGAGCCGCAGCAGACCGGCTGGCGTCAGAAGAGCATCTATTTCTTGCCGAGTTGTAGCTTCCATGAACCCAAGGGGCAGACCGGCGGCGAGAACTTCGGCATCCTGGCGCGAATACCGGTATTGGTGGATTGAACGCTGCGCTCTTCCTTCGAAGGACCCCGTTGTGGGGTCCTTTATGTACGCTGCCTGCAATGTGAAGTGGCGGCTTATGGGCCGATGGGCTTGATGGGGTCAGGCAATGCCGGCAATGTCGCAATGAGTGCGGCCTCCCCGGCCTTGTCTGTGGGCATTGGACCGGCTGCCTGGGTGTCTGTGGGGTGGGTGGACTGAGTCGCTTCGAGCCGGTAGCGCGAAGGGGGCTTCCCCACATAGCGCTGAAAGGTGCGAGTAAAATAGGAGAGGTCGCGAAAGCCCACGGTAAAACAGACGTCGGTGATGGACACCTTGGGATTGGCCAGCAGCCGCATGGCCTCATTGATGCGACGGTGAAGCAGGTATTCCTGAAAGGTGATCCCGGTCAGCCGCTTGAAGAAGCGGCTGAACTGGAAGGCACTCAGCCCACAAAGTGTCGCCATTTCTTGCTGGGCAATCCTGCGGTGCAGGTTCTGGTCGATATAGGAAATCGCTCGCTGAAGGCGGGCCTGTTCATCGCCTGCCGCCGAACAGTGGAGTCGGGCTTCGTGGGGAATGCTGTTATCGATTTCCACCACTTCCCTTTCCTGCGGCATGCTCCTGTGGGGCGGGATGCCGGCATTGATAGTCTTGCCCGGCAAGCGCACCCTGTATAGCTTGGCCATTACCTCTATAAACCGCTGTGTATCGACAGGCTCGACCAGGTAGTCCCAGACCCTGGCGCGGAAGGCCCATACGGCAAGGTGTTCTGAGTGGGCCTGGGTGATCATCAGCAGGGGGACGGAGGGCGCGGCCTGTTTCGTTTCGCGTAGGCTGGTGAGTCCGGAAAAATCCGGATAATCAAATTGAAAACAGACAGCAATGGGTGGTCTGTCCTGCATGATAGGGACGGGGTCCTGGCCGGCTACAACGACCTCGGTGCGATAGCCTTCCTGTTTCAAGGCATGGTGAAAGTCACTGTCGGTCTGCCCTTGAACGTTTCGAACAACGATAAGCACATACTCATGTACAATCATGGCTCCCCCTGCTCTCGCTCGAAGCTCATCTATATGCTATTTTACTAAATTAGTTTTATTTTAATTTTTATTGAAGCATTCTTTCCGACAGCAGATTAATTTATATAGCAAGACTTCACGCCCAGGATTTCTCTAAGACGTTAAGCCAGCTGAAAAATCTTCCCTTGTTCTGAAATGTAATATACGTACCATTGTTTCAATTTGTTGCTGCGCTTACTTAGCCTAGACGGCCAAATTGACTTTGGAAAGTGAAAAGCCCGATTCGTGAGGAAGGCAAGGCATCCCTGTTACAATGCTCGCCCTCTAGCACCAGCGGCTGGGAGACTGAGCGCATGACCTATGACGTGGTGGTGATCGGGGCGGGGGCCGCCGGGCTGATGTGTGCGCTGACGGCCGGTTACGGCGGGCGGCGGGTGCTGGTCGTCGACCATGCCAACAAGGCCGGCAAGAAGATCCTCATGTCCGGCGGGGGGCGCTGCAACTTTACCAACCTGGCGACAGCTCCGGCGAACTTCTTCTCCGGCAATCCGCATTTCTGCATTTCCGCGCTGAAGCGCTACCGCCCCGAGCACTTCGTGGAGTTGGTAGAACGCCATGGGGTCGACTACGTGGAAAAGGCCCCGGGCCAGCTGTTCTGTGCCGATTCCGCCAAGGAGATCCTGCGGGTCCTGCTCACCGAGTGCGACTGGGCCGGGGTCGATATTCGCCTGCAGTGCTCGGTGGAGGGGGTCGAGCGGCGGGGGGAGGGGATGCAAGTGCTGACATCACTGGGCCGTATCGAGACCGGTGCCGTGGTGGTGGCCTGCGGCGGCCTTTCGATTCCCACCATGGGGGCGACCGGCTTCGGCTACGACATCGCCCGGCAGTTTGGCTTGGCTGTCACCGACACCCGCCCTGCGCTGGTGCCGTTTACACTGACATCGCAGTGGAAGGCGCGGGCGGCCGAACTGGCCGGGGTGAGCTGCGACATCGCGGTAGCTACGATACGCGACGGCCGGTGTTTGGGGCCGGGCCGCGAGCGCCGCTACCGCGAGCCGATGCTGTTCACCCACCGCGGCCTCTCGGGGCCGAGACATCGACTGAACGGCAGGCGGCCAAGGCGCTCTACACCCGGCGGATGAAGGACCTCATGGACGGCGCACCGTCCACCCTGCATGGCACCGGTGCACTCGCGGCGCAGATGGAGTTTCTGACAACCCACAAGGTGTCGGACTTCACCGCTGTCATCGATCCGCTGCTGTCCACAATGCAGGATGACTCCGCCTCGGCGGACTTCAAGGACACGGTCTCGCAGGTACTGAACAG
It contains:
- a CDS encoding tetratricopeptide repeat protein; the encoded protein is MKCKYLSCIALAALALSGCASTAQQNGVNSDLYGPLGDDGSSLAYGTAFPVASPAEAYRNGEAALRAGDADRALFEYLRGLRMERRPQADPLYRVGIIHHGRGNQDLAQNAYRWALEIEPSHVGAGTALGVLLLQQRDYDGAERHLAPIANGRNSPWQAHNALGVIADIRGEHSLAGSHYEKALSASPGTPLVLNNLGYSRYLAGDLPGARQSLRAAVSANPSYELAWRNLGLVYAREGDHETAIEAVARNGDRAKAYNDIGYISMLEGRYQDAMGFFEEAMRLSPAYYITASENARNLDSLLRRNGGASRPN
- a CDS encoding helix-turn-helix transcriptional regulator — its product is MIVHEYVLIVVRNVQGQTDSDFHHALKQEGYRTEVVVAGQDPVPIMQDRPPIAVCFQFDYPDFSGLTSLRETKQAAPSVPLLMITQAHSEHLAVWAFRARVWDYLVEPVDTQRFIEVMAKLYRVRLPGKTINAGIPPHRSMPQEREVVEIDNSIPHEARLHCSAAGDEQARLQRAISYIDQNLHRRIAQQEMATLCGLSAFQFSRFFKRLTGITFQEYLLHRRINEAMRLLANPKVSITDVCFTVGFRDLSYFTRTFQRYVGKPPSRYRLEATQSTHPTDTQAAGPMPTDKAGEAALIATLPALPDPIKPIGP
- a CDS encoding TadE/TadG family type IV pilus assembly protein → MKCQARKQRGQLRSLRRQQGSETVEFAISATLLFILLFGIIEFSVALYDKATLTNASREGARTGILFRPDPRDISAEDNAIEEAIRIYAEQYLISLGGPAEMAITIERPNGNSVQAGDSLIVTVDYPYQFLLLPSFVGTLGGILGLSATTTMRAE
- a CDS encoding type II secretion system F family protein — protein: MESMALWFEPLSERLQDPQMVQLGFAALLGLAIFALMVALMLLVMGTSDPLRRRLRRLEAGGETATAGASGLGQWLGPMGERLVPSEEEAKSRIAREMRRAGKRSPGAVNVFYGVRLLLTVVPALTLALLVIPFVRIDPAVSVIIVIAVAIAGYLLPRFWLERAIKRRTLQLRRGLPDALDLLVVCSEAGLGLGAAIQRVARDLEVSHPELADELHLFGLQTRAGMDNKAALRDLEERTGVEDIRGLVTTLLQSMRFGTSIAMTLRIYAAELRDKRTQEAEEQAAKVSTKMLFPLIFCVFPSFLLVAMGPPLLGAAAALAGR
- a CDS encoding TadG family pilus assembly protein, whose translation is MKTSIPIRRGGWRHGSPGHQRGVSIVLFALALFMLLGFTALSVDGGNLFVAKNELHNAADAGSLAGARMLYTQDGSSVNPGANQIATDAAQANNSQNSASEVVSALRGHWSFATRTFTPNDSLDPVDLFEKSTAELDEYDPFNPFINAVEVVTARQQTQVEAFFGRIFGFEGYDVSARSVAYIGFAGRLRPKDTDQPIAMCRQALVDPSGNYSCSVGRFIPEGDQTGGWTNFQHDESGATNANELKQLVCGEGNPDEMRFGEDISTNNGQVQSAFQALYDCWVEETGKETVWSLTLPVIDCEDGVAPSNPLVGAVTVNIVWIIDQANQIDQRAPQQMELPPEDSDGVSPGTWSSASTSGAERWDSFVETFNLQKPNGDLAYWSSEPQQTGWRQKSIYFLPSCSFHEPKGQTGGENFGILARIPVLVD